Proteins found in one Planococcus citri chromosome 2, ihPlaCitr1.1, whole genome shotgun sequence genomic segment:
- the LOC135835286 gene encoding toll-like receptor 3 yields the protein MIRILRVCFYQLLISTLTLTSAQSTHFCYGNIYCNCNAEDINNKAYFCSEPSIKDMVILNVRYTANITHIEIESVKTFNQPDYHMLFANIDEWTSHPVNFTIQQSAVPAVPFIELFNIFSLKNTVRNLTFTKAKQLPDSTAPPVFRSNHLSKLYSVIVLNLSENNFEDLPEHLFADMVKLEQLFLNGNSLRKLPAKIFKSLKNLKVLNLSRNRLLLMNEKPFLKPDSGTEINLIDNDFEYVPEEVVMKVVLNKNHVRRMPAKIFTPLKNLTSLDLSENKLSSLDKYIFRDLISLENLNLNGNNISDLSYSLFKSQTHLKNLQLANNQLKNLTMGVFRKLKNLTTLNLSGNRLNDLTKPVFSSLTRLENLQLANNEISELKKGIFDDLKHLKTVDLFGNKVNPQPRTTSWTAKKCAYHEPEFRSWLWKLGSHLENAFKGAFGATETLTPRTYLLRGGVGHMRNILP from the coding sequence ATGATCAGAATCCTTCGAGTTTGCTTCTACCAGCTGCTAATTTCAACACTGACATTAACTTCAGCTCAATCAACTCACTTCTGTTATGGCAATATATACTGCAACTGCAACGCAGAAGACATCAACAATAAGGCATATTTCTGCAGCGAACCCAGCATCAAAGACATGGTAATTTTGAACGTACGTTACACCGCTAATATCACACATATAGAAATCGAAAGCGTGAAAACTTTCAACCAACCAGATTACCATATGTTATTTGCCAACATAGACGAATGGACTTCGCATCCAGTCAATTTCACAATACAACAATCTGCAGTTCCAGCGGTACCATTTATCgaacttttcaacattttcagccTGAAAAACACAGTCCGAAATTTAACTTTCACAAAGGCGAAACAGCTACCTGACTCAACAGCGCCTCCTGTTTTCAGGTCAAATCACCTCTCAAAACTGTATTCAGTTATTGTATTGAATTTATCAGAGAACAATTTCGAAGACTTGCCCGAACACCTATTCGCAGACATGGTTAAATTAGAACAACTATTCTTGAATGGGAATAGTCTGCGAAAACTGCCAGCTAAAATATTCAAGTCTTTGAAAAACCTCAAAGTCCTGAACCTTTCTAGAAATCGGCTTcttttaatgaatgaaaaaccGTTCTTAAAGCCGGATTCGGGGACTGAAATAAACTTAATCGATAACGATTTCGAATACGTACCGGAGGAAGTGGTCATGAAAGTggtattgaataaaaatcatgtGCGAAGAATGCCTGCCAAAATATTCACCCCTTTGAAAAACCTCACAAGTCTGGATCTTTCTGAGAACAAGCTGTCGTCGCTGGATAAGTATATTTTCCGCGATTTaatttctttggaaaatttgaacctGAATGGAAATAATATTTCAGACCTATCGTACTCGTTATTCAAATCGCAAactcacttgaaaaatttacagcTGGCAAAcaaccaattgaaaaatttaacgatGGGTGTTTTTCGTAAACTGAAAAACTTGACTACTTTAAATTTGAGCGGAAATAGATTAAATGACCTGACGAAGCCGGTGTTCAGCTCATTAACTCGGCTAGAAAACTTGCAATTGGCGAACAACGAAATAAGCGAGTTGAAAAAAGGCATCTTTGATGATTTAAAACATCTCAAAACGGTGGATTTGTTCGGCAATAAAGTAAATCCTCAACCCCGAACTACATCGTGGACTGCAAAGAAATGCGCATATCACGAACCCGAATTTCGCTCGTGGCTATGGAAACTTGGATCGCATTTGGAAAATGCTTTCAAGGGAGCTTTTGGTGCCACAGAAACGTTAACGCCACGAACATACCTTTTACGTGGCGGAGTCGGCCATATGCGCAACATTTTACCCTAa